Proteins found in one Rhodobacter capsulatus SB 1003 genomic segment:
- a CDS encoding LysR family transcriptional regulator: MRCTLRQLQVFAAVARHASYTRAAEELHLTQPAVFTQVKQLEDALGAVLLDRIGKRLFLTEAGQAVLATARETLEGIERLEMQLADLQGLRRGRLRLAIVSTAQYFLPRLLGAFCTENPGIEVALTVTNRQTVIARLAANEDDLCILGQPPEGLDVVARPIARNAILVLAPPGHPLAGVTAVPFAALAEAPFILREPGSGTRAAAEKFFAENGIRPQVRMELGSNEAIKAAVAAGLGLAILSQDTITLEAETGRLAVLDVQGFPLLRVWNVAYPRGKHLSVAARAFLAHLAAGSAGPS, from the coding sequence ATGCGTTGCACGCTTCGCCAGTTGCAGGTCTTTGCCGCGGTGGCGCGGCACGCCAGCTACACCCGCGCCGCCGAGGAATTGCACCTGACCCAGCCCGCGGTCTTCACCCAGGTCAAGCAGCTCGAAGACGCACTCGGCGCCGTGCTGCTTGACCGGATCGGCAAGCGGCTTTTCCTGACCGAGGCGGGGCAGGCGGTGCTGGCCACCGCGCGCGAGACGCTGGAGGGGATCGAGCGGCTGGAGATGCAGCTGGCCGATCTGCAGGGGCTGCGGCGAGGGCGGCTGCGGCTGGCCATCGTCTCCACCGCGCAATATTTCCTGCCGCGGCTTCTGGGCGCCTTTTGCACCGAAAACCCCGGGATCGAAGTGGCGCTGACCGTCACCAACCGGCAAACGGTGATCGCCCGTCTGGCCGCGAACGAGGATGACCTGTGCATTCTGGGCCAGCCGCCCGAGGGGCTGGATGTGGTGGCCCGCCCGATTGCGCGCAATGCGATCCTCGTGCTGGCGCCGCCGGGCCATCCGCTGGCGGGCGTGACCGCGGTGCCCTTTGCCGCGCTGGCCGAGGCGCCCTTCATTCTGCGCGAGCCCGGGTCCGGCACCCGGGCTGCGGCGGAAAAGTTCTTTGCCGAGAACGGCATCCGGCCGCAGGTGCGGATGGAGCTGGGCTCGAACGAGGCGATCAAGGCGGCGGTGGCGGCAGGGCTGGGCCTGGCGATCCTGTCGCAGGACACGATCACGCTGGAGGCCGAGACCGGGCGGCTTGCGGTGCTGGATGTGCAGGGCTTTCCGCTGCTGCGGGTCTGGAACGTCGCTTATCCGCGCGGCAAGCATCTGTCGGTGGCGGCCAGAGCCTTTCTGGCGCATCTGGCGGCGGGCAGCGCGGGCCCGAGCTGA
- a CDS encoding DUF2087 domain-containing protein, which produces MPRQSIPLAIADLSQFSRALGAQLAVRPDRAPSHLSLLNMLARAAGFRNFQHLRAGAVPAADPAPPPAAAPEPVDLRRIAKVAGLFDAEGRLSRWPSKRAQQILCLWGLWARLPAATPMSEREIGERLRALHLFGDPAILRRDLVDLGLFRRDPDGSNYLRLEQAPPAEARLLIRDLAPRSRP; this is translated from the coding sequence ATGCCGAGACAGTCCATTCCGCTTGCCATCGCGGATCTTTCGCAATTTTCCCGTGCCCTTGGCGCGCAGCTGGCCGTCCGCCCGGACAGGGCCCCCTCGCATCTGAGCCTGCTGAACATGCTGGCGCGGGCGGCGGGGTTTCGCAACTTCCAGCACCTGCGCGCGGGCGCCGTGCCCGCGGCCGACCCCGCACCGCCGCCCGCGGCCGCGCCCGAACCGGTCGATCTGCGCCGCATCGCCAAGGTGGCGGGGTTATTCGATGCCGAGGGGCGGCTGAGCCGCTGGCCCTCGAAACGGGCGCAGCAGATCCTGTGCCTTTGGGGGCTGTGGGCGCGGCTGCCCGCGGCGACGCCGATGTCGGAACGCGAGATCGGCGAGCGGCTCAGGGCGCTGCATCTTTTTGGCGATCCGGCGATCCTGCGCCGCGATCTGGTCGATCTGGGGCTGTTCCGCCGCGATCCCGACGGGTCGAATTACCTGCGGCTGGAACAGGCCCCGCCCGCCGAGGCGCGGCTTCTGATCCGCGACCTGGCGCCGCGCAGCCGCCCTTAA
- a CDS encoding DnaJ family domain-containing protein has product MKFSDMAERQILKAQAEGQFENLRGAGKPLNMGDNAGSSDAIGFRIMAEAGALPREIELRKAVEAQTEKLRAAPTEEDRRREARVLADLQLRLDIEAEARRRFYGR; this is encoded by the coding sequence ATGAAATTTTCCGACATGGCGGAACGGCAGATCCTGAAGGCGCAGGCCGAGGGGCAGTTCGAAAACCTGCGCGGCGCGGGCAAGCCCCTGAACATGGGAGACAATGCGGGCAGCTCCGATGCCATCGGCTTTCGCATCATGGCCGAGGCGGGGGCGCTGCCGCGCGAGATCGAGCTGCGCAAGGCGGTCGAGGCGCAGACCGAAAAGCTGCGCGCGGCCCCGACCGAAGAGGACCGCCGCCGCGAGGCCAGGGTTCTGGCCGATCTGCAGCTGCGCCTCGACATCGAGGCCGAGGCGCGGCGGCGGTTTTACGGCCGTTAA
- a CDS encoding TetR/AcrR family transcriptional regulator, translating into MTEQTPLQPYLRQDRRREMIAAAAQALILEKGAAALRTRDVAARVGINISTLHFHVATKSGLLRLVAETTRAAFCALLPPAPDPARPARDQLRAEVQAYHDSLRDRPELAACFAQLAQIAPSEPEIGALIAEFTRGWCGRYTEILGLGRAQGVFRADLDPLPAALMITGALTAFGPRGPAGLALFWPVFTEIERGLIARPQGVQG; encoded by the coding sequence ATGACCGAACAGACCCCTCTCCAGCCCTATCTGCGTCAGGACAGGCGACGCGAGATGATCGCCGCGGCGGCACAAGCTCTGATCCTGGAAAAGGGGGCGGCGGCGCTGCGCACCCGCGATGTGGCGGCCCGCGTCGGCATCAACATCTCGACGTTGCACTTTCATGTCGCCACCAAATCCGGGTTGTTGCGGCTGGTGGCCGAAACGACGCGCGCGGCCTTTTGCGCGCTTTTGCCGCCCGCGCCCGACCCCGCCCGACCGGCGCGGGATCAGCTGCGCGCCGAGGTGCAGGCCTATCACGACAGCCTGCGCGACCGTCCCGAACTGGCCGCCTGTTTCGCGCAGCTGGCGCAGATCGCCCCGTCAGAGCCCGAGATCGGCGCGCTGATCGCGGAGTTCACCCGCGGCTGGTGCGGCCGTTACACCGAGATTCTCGGCCTTGGCCGGGCGCAGGGCGTCTTTCGCGCCGATCTGGACCCGCTTCCGGCGGCGCTGATGATCACCGGGGCGCTGACCGCCTTCGGCCCGCGCGGCCCGGCGGGGCTGGCGCTGTTCTGGCCGGTTTTCACCGAAATCGAACGCGGGCTGATCGCCCGTCCGCAAGGAGTCCAGGGATGA
- a CDS encoding sigma-54-dependent Fis family transcriptional regulator produces the protein MFGDDQVEALELGQASPEDEFGQCFTGECRVNLLPTLYRLNAVISQSPDPGESLGMILKTMRSEMRMERGTVSLMDRRRGQVFIHQSFGLTAEEESRGVYAMGEGITGKVAETGRVIIAPRLHESPDFLDRTGAHAGESRRRVAFVCVPIMLGKRVLGTIGGERSYLNQRLLKQDAEFLAAIALMIAPTVELYLIANVEKLELERENRELRDALRERFKPGNIIGNSKAMMADVYDLIGKVSKTRATVLILGESGVGKELVASAIHYSSDRAAKPFVRFNCAAIPETLAESLLFGHEKGAFTGALASRKGLFEQADGGTLFLDELGELSPSVQAKLLRVLQDRTLERVGGSTPVQVDVRVIAATNRELVRMVAEGRFREDLFYRLNVVPITVPPLRERGSDIILLADHFVAKACKAMEKSVKRISTPALNMLMAYHWPGNVRELENVIERAVILSDDEVIHAWNLPPSLQTARESGTTLGLGLEEKVRLVESEMIVEALKTTQGNIGQAAELLQVSRRVLGLRMGRLGIDPHRYRASA, from the coding sequence ATGTTCGGCGATGATCAGGTCGAGGCACTCGAGCTTGGGCAGGCCAGTCCCGAGGACGAATTCGGCCAGTGCTTCACCGGCGAATGCCGGGTGAACCTGCTGCCGACGCTTTACCGGCTCAATGCGGTGATTTCGCAATCCCCCGACCCGGGCGAGAGCCTGGGCATGATCCTGAAGACGATGCGCAGTGAAATGCGGATGGAGCGGGGCACGGTGTCGCTGATGGACCGCCGCCGCGGCCAGGTCTTCATTCATCAAAGCTTCGGGCTGACCGCGGAAGAGGAAAGCCGCGGCGTCTATGCGATGGGCGAGGGCATCACCGGCAAGGTCGCTGAGACGGGGCGGGTGATCATCGCGCCGCGGCTGCACGAGAGCCCGGATTTTCTGGATCGCACCGGGGCGCATGCCGGGGAATCCCGGCGCAGGGTCGCCTTCGTCTGCGTGCCGATCATGCTGGGCAAGCGGGTTCTGGGCACGATCGGCGGCGAGCGCAGTTACCTCAACCAGCGGCTTCTGAAGCAGGATGCCGAATTTCTGGCCGCCATCGCGCTGATGATCGCGCCGACGGTCGAGCTTTACCTGATCGCCAATGTCGAAAAGCTGGAACTGGAACGCGAGAACCGCGAATTGCGCGATGCCCTGCGCGAACGCTTCAAGCCCGGCAATATCATCGGCAATTCCAAGGCGATGATGGCCGATGTCTATGATCTGATCGGCAAGGTCTCGAAGACGCGGGCGACGGTGCTGATTTTGGGCGAAAGCGGGGTCGGCAAGGAACTGGTCGCCTCGGCCATTCATTATTCCTCGGACCGGGCGGCGAAACCCTTCGTGCGCTTCAACTGCGCCGCGATCCCCGAGACGCTGGCGGAAAGCCTGCTTTTTGGCCATGAAAAGGGCGCCTTCACCGGGGCCCTGGCCAGCCGCAAGGGGCTGTTCGAACAGGCCGATGGCGGCACGCTGTTTCTGGACGAGCTGGGGGAACTCAGCCCCTCGGTGCAGGCAAAGCTGTTGCGGGTGCTGCAAGATCGCACGCTGGAGCGGGTGGGGGGCAGCACCCCGGTTCAGGTTGATGTGCGGGTGATTGCGGCGACGAACCGGGAACTGGTGCGGATGGTGGCCGAGGGGCGGTTCCGCGAGGATCTGTTTTACCGTCTCAACGTCGTGCCGATCACCGTTCCGCCCCTGCGCGAGCGCGGCTCTGACATCATCCTGCTTGCCGATCATTTCGTCGCCAAGGCCTGCAAGGCGATGGAAAAATCGGTCAAGCGGATCTCGACGCCCGCGCTGAACATGCTGATGGCCTATCACTGGCCGGGCAATGTGCGGGAATTGGAAAACGTGATCGAGCGGGCGGTGATCCTGTCGGATGACGAAGTGATCCACGCCTGGAACCTGCCGCCCTCGCTGCAGACGGCGCGCGAAAGCGGCACGACGCTGGGGCTGGGGCTGGAGGAAAAGGTGCGTCTGGTCGAAAGCGAAATGATCGTCGAGGCGCTGAAGACGACCCAGGGCAATATCGGCCAGGCGGCCGAGCTTTTGCAGGTCTCGCGCCGGGTGCTGGGCCTGCGGATGGGGCGGCTCGGCATCGACCCGCACCGGTATCGCGCTTCGGCCTGA
- the nifH gene encoding nitrogenase iron protein, whose amino-acid sequence MTRKIAIYGKGGIGKSTTTQNTAAALAFFHEKNVFIHGCDPKADSTRLILGGLPQQTVMDTLRIEGAERVTVDKVVKTGFKDIRCVESGGPEPGVGCAGRGVITAIDLMEENEAYSEDLDFLFFDVLGDVVCGGFAMPIRDGKAEEVYIVASGEMMAIYAANNICKGLAKYARQSGVRLGGIICNSRNVDGEKEFLEEFTKAIGTKMIHFVPRDNIVQKAEFNKQTVTEFQPEANQAQEYRELGRKIIENEDFVIPKPLAMDELEAMVVKYGLMD is encoded by the coding sequence ATGACCCGCAAGATCGCCATTTACGGCAAAGGTGGTATCGGCAAATCGACGACCACCCAGAACACCGCCGCAGCCCTTGCCTTTTTCCACGAAAAGAACGTCTTCATCCACGGCTGTGACCCGAAAGCCGACAGCACCCGGCTGATCCTGGGCGGTCTGCCGCAGCAGACGGTGATGGACACGCTGCGCATCGAGGGCGCCGAGCGCGTCACCGTGGACAAGGTCGTGAAGACCGGCTTCAAGGACATCCGCTGCGTGGAATCGGGCGGGCCGGAGCCGGGCGTGGGCTGCGCCGGTCGCGGCGTCATCACCGCCATCGACCTGATGGAAGAAAACGAAGCCTACAGCGAAGACCTTGATTTCCTGTTCTTCGACGTGCTGGGCGACGTGGTTTGCGGCGGCTTCGCCATGCCCATTCGCGACGGCAAGGCGGAGGAAGTCTATATCGTCGCCTCGGGCGAGATGATGGCGATCTATGCCGCCAACAACATCTGCAAGGGTCTGGCGAAATACGCCCGGCAATCGGGCGTGCGTCTGGGCGGGATCATCTGCAACAGCCGCAATGTCGATGGCGAAAAGGAATTCCTTGAGGAATTCACCAAGGCCATCGGCACCAAGATGATCCACTTCGTGCCGCGCGACAACATCGTGCAAAAGGCCGAGTTCAACAAGCAGACCGTGACCGAATTCCAGCCCGAGGCCAATCAGGCGCAGGAATACCGCGAACTCGGCCGCAAGATCATCGAGAACGAGGATTTCGTGATCCCGAAGCCGCTCGCCATGGATGAGCTGGAAGCCATGGTCGTCAAATACGGCCTGATGGACTGA
- the anfD gene encoding nitrogenase iron-iron protein, alpha chain: MPYHEFEVSKCIPERREHAVMKAAGEDLTSCLPKGYLNTIPGTISERGCAYCGAKHVIGTPMKDVIHISHGPNGCTYDTWQTKRYISDNDNFQLKYTFATDVKEKHVVFGAEGLLKKSMHEAFDAFPNIKRMTVYQTCTTALIGDDVDAIAKEVMEERGDVDVFVCNSPGFAGPSQSGGHHKINIAWLNQKVGTVEPDYLGEHVINYVGEYNIQGDQEVMIDYFNRMGIQVLSTFTGNGSYDSLRMMHRAHLNVLECARSAEYICDELRARYGIPRLDIDGFGFEPLANSLRKVALFFGIEDKAEAIIAEEYAKWKPQLDWYKERLKGKKVCLWPGGSKLWHWAHAIEEEMGLKVVSVYTKFGHQGDMEKGVSRCGEGALAIDDPNELESVEAIEMLKPDIIFTGKRPGEFVKKHGVPYLNAHAYHNGPYKGFEGWVRFARDIYNAIYSPMRQLAALDISAPDAAITSGFRTAKMNADLTVSDEVKFSEVLHEYTGKYDSIAEIRARNQAYAAEQKALRDAVQPAAE; this comes from the coding sequence ATGCCCTACCATGAGTTTGAAGTCTCGAAATGCATCCCCGAGCGGCGCGAGCACGCGGTGATGAAGGCGGCGGGCGAGGATCTGACCTCTTGCCTGCCGAAAGGCTACCTGAACACGATCCCCGGCACGATTTCCGAACGCGGCTGCGCCTATTGCGGCGCAAAACACGTGATCGGCACGCCGATGAAGGACGTGATCCACATCTCCCACGGGCCCAATGGCTGCACCTATGACACCTGGCAGACGAAGCGCTACATCTCGGACAATGACAACTTCCAGTTGAAATACACCTTTGCGACCGACGTGAAGGAAAAGCACGTCGTCTTCGGCGCCGAGGGGCTGCTGAAGAAATCGATGCACGAGGCCTTTGACGCCTTCCCGAACATCAAGCGGATGACGGTCTATCAGACCTGCACGACGGCGCTGATCGGCGATGACGTCGATGCCATCGCCAAGGAAGTGATGGAAGAACGCGGCGATGTCGATGTGTTCGTCTGCAACTCGCCCGGGTTCGCGGGGCCCAGCCAATCGGGCGGTCACCACAAGATCAACATCGCCTGGCTGAACCAGAAAGTCGGCACGGTCGAGCCGGACTACCTAGGCGAACACGTCATCAACTACGTGGGCGAATACAACATCCAGGGCGACCAGGAGGTGATGATCGACTATTTCAACCGCATGGGCATTCAGGTGCTGTCGACCTTCACCGGCAACGGCAGCTATGACAGCCTGCGGATGATGCACCGCGCGCATCTGAACGTGCTCGAATGCGCGCGGTCTGCCGAATACATCTGCGACGAACTCCGCGCCCGCTACGGCATTCCCCGGCTGGATATCGACGGCTTCGGCTTCGAGCCGCTCGCCAATTCGCTGCGCAAGGTCGCGCTCTTCTTCGGCATCGAGGACAAGGCCGAGGCGATCATCGCCGAGGAATATGCGAAGTGGAAGCCGCAGCTGGACTGGTACAAGGAACGGCTGAAGGGCAAGAAGGTCTGCCTCTGGCCGGGCGGATCGAAGCTCTGGCACTGGGCCCATGCGATCGAAGAGGAAATGGGCCTCAAGGTCGTGTCGGTCTATACCAAGTTCGGCCATCAGGGCGACATGGAAAAGGGCGTCTCGCGTTGCGGCGAGGGGGCCTTGGCGATCGACGACCCGAACGAGCTGGAATCGGTCGAAGCCATCGAGATGCTGAAGCCCGACATCATCTTCACCGGCAAACGCCCCGGCGAATTCGTCAAGAAACACGGCGTCCCCTATCTGAACGCCCATGCCTATCACAACGGGCCTTACAAGGGCTTCGAGGGCTGGGTCCGCTTCGCTCGCGACATCTACAACGCGATCTATTCGCCGATGCGGCAGCTGGCGGCGCTGGATATTTCCGCCCCCGATGCGGCCATCACCTCGGGCTTCCGCACCGCCAAGATGAACGCCGATCTGACCGTTTCGGATGAGGTCAAGTTCAGCGAGGTGCTGCACGAATACACCGGCAAATACGACTCGATTGCCGAGATCCGCGCCCGCAATCAGGCCTATGCCGCCGAGCAGAAAGCGCTCCGCGACGCCGTTCAACCTGCCGCCGAATGA
- the anfG gene encoding Fe-only nitrogenase subunit delta produces MTDISEKLDPLVDYIMKNCLWQFNSRGWDRLKQNAGILSQTCEILCGEEPVHETAMDRCYWVDAVILSRAYKARFPWLMAMTKPEIKSLFKALHEKIDHLTVHGSLNTELTVPHY; encoded by the coding sequence ATGACCGATATCAGCGAAAAACTCGATCCGCTCGTCGATTACATCATGAAGAACTGCCTGTGGCAGTTCAACTCGCGCGGCTGGGACCGGCTCAAGCAGAATGCCGGGATCCTGTCGCAGACCTGCGAGATCCTGTGCGGCGAGGAGCCGGTGCATGAAACCGCGATGGACCGCTGCTACTGGGTCGATGCGGTGATCCTGTCGCGCGCCTACAAGGCCCGCTTCCCCTGGCTGATGGCCATGACCAAGCCCGAGATCAAGAGCCTGTTCAAGGCGTTGCACGAGAAGATCGACCATCTCACCGTTCACGGCTCGCTCAATACCGAGCTGACCGTCCCGCATTATTGA
- the anfK gene encoding Fe-only nitrogenase subunit beta: protein MTCQVTQKAREGTINPIFTCQPAGAQFASIGIKDCIGIVHGGQGCVMFVRLLISQHMKESFEIASSSVHEDGAVFGALDRVETAVEVLLTRYPDVKVVPIITTCSTEIIGDDVDGLLSKLEDELLPTKFPGREVHLLTVHCPSFVGSMITGYDKAVHDFVKKFATKDEPSDKINLITGWVNPGDVKELKHLLEVMEVKANVLFEVESFDSPLMPDLEHHSHGSTTIEDLRDTANAKGTIALNRYEGMKAADYLKKKFKVPAVIGPTPVGIRNTDAFLKAVSEMTGQPIPAQLVKERGLALDAIADIGHMFLADKRVAIYANPDLAIGLTEFCLDLEMKPKLLLLGDDNSGYVKDPRVLALQENAPDLEIVTNADFWDLESRIQQGLELDLILGHSKGRFISIDYKVPMVRVGFPTYDRAGMYRHPVLGYGGAMFLAETMANTLFADMEAKKNKEWILNVW from the coding sequence ATGACTTGCCAGGTCACCCAGAAGGCGCGGGAAGGCACGATCAACCCGATCTTCACCTGCCAGCCCGCCGGGGCGCAATTCGCCTCGATCGGGATCAAGGATTGCATCGGCATCGTTCACGGCGGCCAGGGCTGCGTGATGTTCGTGCGTCTGCTGATCTCGCAGCACATGAAGGAAAGCTTCGAGATCGCCTCGTCGTCGGTCCATGAAGATGGCGCGGTCTTCGGCGCGCTCGACCGTGTCGAAACCGCGGTCGAGGTGCTTTTGACCCGCTACCCCGATGTGAAGGTGGTGCCGATCATCACCACCTGCTCGACCGAGATCATCGGCGACGACGTGGACGGGCTGCTTTCGAAACTCGAAGACGAGTTGCTGCCGACCAAATTCCCCGGCCGCGAAGTGCATCTGCTCACCGTGCATTGCCCGAGCTTCGTTGGCTCGATGATCACCGGCTATGACAAGGCGGTGCATGATTTCGTGAAGAAATTCGCGACGAAGGACGAGCCCAGCGACAAGATCAACCTGATCACCGGCTGGGTGAACCCGGGCGATGTGAAGGAGCTGAAACACCTTCTGGAGGTGATGGAGGTCAAGGCGAACGTGCTCTTTGAAGTCGAAAGCTTCGACAGCCCGCTGATGCCCGATCTGGAACACCATTCGCACGGCTCGACCACGATCGAGGATCTGCGCGACACGGCCAATGCGAAAGGCACCATCGCGCTCAATCGCTATGAAGGCATGAAGGCCGCCGATTACCTGAAGAAGAAGTTCAAGGTTCCCGCGGTGATCGGGCCGACCCCGGTCGGCATCCGCAACACCGATGCCTTCCTGAAAGCGGTCTCCGAGATGACCGGCCAGCCGATCCCGGCGCAGCTGGTCAAGGAACGGGGCCTTGCGCTCGATGCCATCGCCGACATCGGCCACATGTTTCTGGCCGACAAAAGGGTGGCGATCTATGCGAACCCCGATCTGGCCATCGGCCTGACCGAGTTCTGCCTTGACCTCGAAATGAAGCCGAAACTGCTGCTTCTGGGCGATGACAACTCGGGCTATGTGAAAGACCCCCGCGTGCTGGCGCTGCAGGAAAACGCGCCGGATCTGGAAATCGTGACGAACGCCGATTTCTGGGATCTGGAAAGCCGCATCCAGCAAGGGCTCGAACTCGATCTGATCCTCGGCCATTCCAAGGGCCGGTTCATCTCGATCGACTACAAGGTGCCGATGGTCCGCGTGGGCTTCCCGACCTACGACCGGGCAGGGATGTATCGCCATCCGGTGCTGGGCTACGGCGGGGCGATGTTCCTTGCCGAAACCATGGCCAACACGCTTTTCGCCGACATGGAGGCGAAGAAAAACAAGGAATGGATCCTCAACGTGTGGTGA
- the anfO gene encoding Fe-only nitrogenase accessory protein AnfO, producing the protein MQIAVFLDDTGQPVSLNAPGRLVLYEGSGDDWRLVEDWPLELPRAGGIAALRAAVERMVFALAPCTVLISAEVRGYVYSLLQEQYGFSVWRSTGPVEAMLASVCVGEEERAREAACCDTKPEAGCGSCGSKVTAISPPPEVQAEDRPDGSRFIDLAATLAADARHNSRSVLGPVLAAEPFRPLSIRMDHQPRWFARTLRAMGLRFTEDRREGALFVTVTLEKELAQ; encoded by the coding sequence ATGCAGATCGCGGTTTTTCTGGACGACACCGGCCAGCCCGTCAGCCTGAACGCCCCGGGTCGGCTGGTCCTTTACGAGGGCAGCGGCGATGACTGGCGGCTTGTCGAGGACTGGCCGCTGGAATTGCCGCGCGCGGGCGGCATCGCGGCCCTGCGCGCCGCCGTCGAACGCATGGTCTTCGCGCTTGCCCCCTGCACCGTGCTGATCTCGGCCGAGGTGCGCGGCTATGTCTATTCGCTCTTGCAGGAACAATACGGCTTTTCCGTCTGGCGCTCGACCGGGCCCGTCGAGGCGATGCTCGCCTCGGTCTGCGTGGGCGAGGAGGAACGGGCGCGTGAGGCCGCCTGTTGCGACACGAAACCCGAGGCCGGTTGCGGCAGCTGCGGCAGCAAGGTCACCGCGATTTCCCCGCCGCCCGAGGTGCAGGCGGAAGACCGCCCCGACGGCAGCCGCTTCATCGATCTGGCCGCGACGCTTGCCGCCGATGCGCGGCACAATTCGCGTTCGGTCCTGGGGCCGGTCCTTGCGGCCGAACCGTTCCGCCCGCTCTCGATCCGCATGGATCATCAACCGCGCTGGTTCGCCCGCACCCTGCGCGCCATGGGCCTGCGCTTCACCGAAGACCGCCGCGAGGGCGCGCTATTCGTGACCGTCACCTTGGAAAAGGAACTTGCGCAATGA
- a CDS encoding gamma-glutamylcyclotransferase family protein: MKQVLVFAYGLDLHPEEIGKLCPSAKPLARASARGWRIGFFGHSRVWDGAEESLIPDPDAHVPGVIYALAPSEAEMLEAARGVKLNGTGRYFHTPIDVVTEDGLSLGAVALIKTERRAERPPSRPYRDRIAEGARLHGLDPDYIAALAALPATEPAYPVPMAIQLPIFAGSCC; the protein is encoded by the coding sequence ATGAAACAGGTGCTTGTTTTCGCTTACGGACTGGATCTGCACCCCGAGGAGATCGGCAAGCTTTGCCCTTCGGCCAAACCCCTCGCCCGGGCCAGTGCGCGCGGTTGGCGGATCGGGTTTTTCGGCCATTCGCGGGTCTGGGACGGGGCCGAGGAAAGCCTGATCCCCGATCCCGACGCCCATGTGCCCGGCGTGATCTATGCGCTGGCGCCGTCCGAGGCCGAGATGCTGGAGGCCGCGCGCGGGGTCAAGCTGAACGGCACCGGGCGGTATTTTCACACCCCCATCGATGTCGTGACCGAAGATGGCCTGTCCCTGGGCGCGGTGGCGCTGATCAAGACCGAACGGCGGGCGGAAAGACCGCCCAGCCGCCCCTATCGCGACCGCATCGCCGAAGGGGCGCGGCTGCACGGGCTTGACCCCGATTACATCGCCGCGCTTGCGGCGCTGCCCGCCACCGAGCCCGCCTATCCGGTGCCGATGGCAATCCAATTGCCGATCTTTGCCGGCTCCTGCTGTTGA
- a CDS encoding pyridoxamine 5'-phosphate oxidase family protein: MTETQAPTERTRLKRYHWLAAYDRATIDAIIDAALVCQIGYVVEGAPIVTPTCHWRMGDHVYWHGSSASRMLRAQESGVPVCFSVTHLDGVAFSRAAFDHNILYRSVMAFGKTELVEGADKKTALEAFVTRLAPGLWDYARPPTEQEWKASKVIRMKLDEVSAKVAAGLPEEDEADLALDLWAGHVPVRMVTEAPVPDPKLRPGIAMPDFVRAFGL, encoded by the coding sequence ATGACCGAGACCCAAGCGCCGACCGAGCGCACCCGCCTGAAGCGCTACCATTGGCTGGCCGCCTATGACCGCGCCACCATCGATGCGATCATCGATGCCGCGCTGGTGTGCCAGATCGGCTATGTCGTCGAGGGCGCGCCGATCGTGACGCCGACCTGCCACTGGCGGATGGGCGATCACGTCTATTGGCACGGCTCTTCCGCCAGCCGGATGCTGCGCGCTCAGGAAAGCGGCGTGCCGGTCTGTTTCTCGGTCACGCATCTGGACGGGGTGGCCTTTTCGCGCGCGGCCTTTGATCACAACATCCTGTATCGCTCGGTTATGGCATTCGGCAAAACCGAGCTGGTCGAGGGCGCGGACAAGAAGACCGCGCTGGAAGCTTTTGTCACCCGTCTGGCGCCCGGTCTGTGGGACTATGCCCGCCCGCCGACCGAACAGGAATGGAAAGCGTCAAAGGTGATCCGGATGAAGCTGGACGAGGTCTCGGCCAAGGTCGCCGCGGGCCTGCCCGAGGAAGACGAAGCCGATCTGGCGCTCGATCTCTGGGCCGGGCATGTGCCGGTGCGGATGGTGACAGAGGCCCCGGTGCCCGATCCGAAACTGCGCCCCGGCATCGCGATGCCCGATTTCGTCCGCGCCTTCGGGCTTTGA